The Raphanus sativus cultivar WK10039 chromosome 6, ASM80110v3, whole genome shotgun sequence sequence aTTCAGACTCCTTATCTGCAGCCTCATCAACGATAAGCTTTTCTTTAAGCTTGGTCATAAGCTCTTCTTGAACCGGTTCATTCAATCTCAGAAACTTCTTCAAAGCCTCTTTTCCATGGTAGTTCTTCCCGTTTAGATTGTAGAACGTTCCGTTTTTGGCAATGAACTTGTGCTTAATGCTCAGTTCGATTATCTCCGTGACCTTGCAGATCCCTTTCCCAAACTCAAGCTCAAACTGCGCTGTTCTAAACGGCGGTGCAAGTTTGTTCTTCACTATCTTTACAGCAACTTGACTTCCTATTGTCTGCACACAAGTATACACAGTTTCAAACACAAGCAGATGCAGTAAAGGTAGGTATTGGATACTTACATCTTCGCCTTTCTTGACAAGTCCCACTCGCCTGATATTCAGACGCATAGAAGCATAAAACTTCAAGGCATTGCCACCACATGTTACCTCTGTTGGACCTCCAAATCCTCCGAACGTAGAAAGCTTTGCTCTCACCTGAATAGAAAACAAGATACATTCTCATAAGAGGTACAATTTTATCTACAAATCTCAGCTACAGAAGTTCAATACCTGGTTTATAAAGATGAGAAGAGTTTGCGATAACGATAAAGAGTGGCTCAGTTTACGCAAAGCTtggctcatcaatcttgcttgCATAGCCATATGAGCATCCCCCATCTCTCCCTCAAGTTCTCCTTTAGGTACAAGAGCAGCCACCTGtcagaaaaaaaacacatgaaacAGTGAGGAGAGATCTATAGAGCTCGGACCAAAGGCATTGATCCATTATTACATCTCATAAGAATCACCTTACTTACACTGTCAACAACAATAACATCAACCGAACCACTTCGGATTAAAGTGTCCACAAGACTAAGAGCCTGTTCGCCACAATCAGGCTGTGATAGAAGCAGGTTCTCTGTATTTACACCGATTGCCTTAGCAAGTGACGAGTCAAGAGCATGCTCAGCATCTACAAATACACATGTTCCTGTACAGCAAAGAAACATTCTTTAATCTTTAGAAAGCTCACACCTTCAACTCCCAATATGGTTCTGCAAAGAAACATGTACTAACCTCCTTGTTTTTGTGCTTCAGCAATAACATGAAGAGCAAGTGTTGTTTTTCCAGATGCTTCAGGACCATATATCTCCACAACACGTCCCTATATTGAGTATACATAAGCATAACAATAAGAAGCAACCCAAAACCTGAGACCAGTAGTAATACAGGACCATTCAAAGGATACACAGACCAATCTATTTACCACTAAAGGAACCAATCTAAAAATAACAAGAAGACATATTCTAGAGGAAAGATACCTTAGGAAGGCCACCAACTCCTAATGCTAGATCAAGAGCAAAAGACCCGGTAGAGTAAACCGGGACATCTCTAGGAGAAACAGCACGACCGAGCCACATGATGGAGCCTTTGCCAAAAGAACTGGTAATCTGATCAAGTGCTTGCTGGAGAGCAATCTCCTTTTTCGACATACCTTCCTCAGATGATGCATTTCCATCTGACTTAGACTTCTTCTTagcttcaaaagaaaaaaaaaagacaatgcCTTTGGCTGTAAGAACGTCAACGAACTTCATCAAAACCAATTCAATAGACACAAAGGTAAAAGCTTTTAACTAACCTTTAGCAGCAAAACCTCGGAGCTGAAACGATGTGCCAACCACACCTCTAGTAAACACCTGCAAAAAAAACCCTCACGGCAACCTTCTCAATAAGCAGATTTGACAACAAAGAGACAACATTTGGCGACCCAATTAAGCAATACCTCAGAGGAGAAGAGAGAGCGTCTTAGTAAAGAGGCGTTTCGGAGAATCCCCGCCATAGAAAACAGAGTAAAGCTTCTTCTTTTAAACTACAGGTAAACAGAGTAATTGGCATACAGGAAAACTATGGCGAATTCGAAGCTTGCCCAGAAGAGAGACTCATGCGAACACTGTTTCCAACTGTAGAAAGGCAGAGAAAAGCGAGTAcctttttagggttttaggttCTCTCAGTTTCAAAGCGAGGAGGTTTTTGTCCTCTGTTTTTCCAAGGGAAGTATAAACCGAATTATTACTTGGTTTGTTTAAACCGATAAATTAAATTGATCCGGTTTTAAGTAATCTCAGTTTTAAAAAATgtcatgtttaaaaaaaaatactaagaGTTTTTCTAAGGCAtacataaaaacaatttttatttttattttttatcatgTTAAAAAACTAGTTTACATTTCAACactattattttcatattttaactaTACCGATTGGAAAAAAAgcataaatgtattttttaaactttttttgtttaattttttgtctgattttatttaaatttcagtagagttaaaattacattttataaaaataacttttatatttatattgtattatatttaataattatttaatttaaacatatcctttatttttaataaatatttatttaaatatacaaattcTAATAATTTGGactttgtaattttttgttaaaatacattaaagtgttaaaaatcaatatttcaaTTAATCTAATGAACcaataaatttaattagttatttaactatcaataaaagtttttatttgattagtattgatttagttttgtattttttaatgttcacttacaattaattttgataatattcttttatttatacaaaatatgatatataagttGATGTAAAAATagttgtaattatattttatttatttatatttattttatatatattattttaacggtgatatatttatgttatgattgaaaaaatataagatggatttttggttatattttcttttatcgaCTGTCCATGTAATTTAGATCAAGTGGTAgagtttttggtttatattatatttagagGAAGAAGTAAATTTGGCCAAAAATATGCAAATTTTTAGGAAAATCAATGTTATTACTTGTGGTTTGAACATGTGAAGCTGATGGGCGTTCTGTTGAACAAAGAGGGGGTTTGAATAAAAATCCTTAACAAGATTCACGCGGTTTACTACTTTTATTTTGATGGCAAACAGTTTATCTATGATGGAGAGAATACGCTTTTACATTCGGAATTTTGCCCAAAAACTACATAGAATTTCTGCGATTTCTGAGAAAGTTTTTTCAGCCAGGTAAAATTATTTTGCCGGTACTATCTCACTATCCTATTCCTTATTATTATGTTACTATTTTGTATCAATTTAAGTGActatttaaggaaaaaaattgattcattTTAAATGATGTTTTCAAGATTTAATGTAAAAAGTAAATGTAATTTGATATTTGACGATTTATATTCTgcagtattaatttttttattgtatttgtttttgttttcagggaaatgagagaaattaaatcaaaatttgtaattttttatcaGTATGCAAAAACTTTAAAGCTTATTTGGTGGAGAGCGAGTACAtgtatcaaatatataaaatttatattaatatttaaatattcatTAATTGTTATAGTTTGTATATTATTTAggagaaataaatatttgaaaaaaatatatgcaaaaattTAGGAAAACCAATTtgtgatctctctctctttccctctCTCCCTCNNNNNNNNNNNNNNNNNNNNNNNNNNNNNNNNNNNNNNNNNNNNNNNNNNNNNNNNNNNNNNNNNNNNNNNNNNNNNNNNNNNNNNNNNNNNNNNNNNNNaaaaaaaaaaattgtgatctTGTGCATGTAAAGCTCTTCTATGATGGTGGGCGTCCTGTTGAAGAGTGAGGGGTTGGGCAAATTGactcatttttaatttaaaattttttttactgtatTTTGAATTTGCTTACTAGcatgtaatttttaaaactgtTGAAAACTCGTAAATATAAATTGTAGACAAATTTGACCAACGAACAAAATGCTATTGCTCAAACCAGTTCATGAAGAACAACAACACATTACAAATGAAAAAATCAGACGCAACCAAAAACCCAAACCAcagaacattttttttcaagCAAACCACTACCCAAAACTTgatttatatcatataaaccGGACCATGActcttaaattaaaaaaaaaaacacaaaagacCTCACTGACTCTTTTTCATCATTACTCACTGCTGCTTACACTCCGCTGGCCTCTCACCTTGTTGACCTTCAGCAAGTTGACTTCTTCCAGACTTCTGTTCACAGAGAAAAGAGACTCAGGTTTATCAACATCCCTTAAAAATATTCAACAAGAAAGAGATCCCTACGGTTGAGATTTGAGTGATTGTTAAACCTTGTGCCCAGCTGATGACTGCAACAAAACCACCAAGATCAGTTTCCA is a genomic window containing:
- the LOC108807255 gene encoding DNA repair protein recA homolog 3, mitochondrial isoform X1; the protein is MAGILRNASLLRRSLFSSEVFTRGVVGTSFQLRGFAAKAKKKSKSDGNASSEEGMSKKEIALQQALDQITSSFGKGSIMWLGRAVSPRDVPVYSTGSFALDLALGVGGLPKGRVVEIYGPEASGKTTLALHVIAEAQKQGGTCVFVDAEHALDSSLAKAIGVNTENLLLSQPDCGEQALSLVDTLIRSGSVDVIVVDSVSKVAALVPKGELEGEMGDAHMAMQARLMSQALRKLSHSLSLSQTLLIFINQVRAKLSTFGGFGGPTEVTCGGNALKFYASMRLNIRRVGLVKKGEDTIGSQVAVKIVKNKLAPPFRTAQFELEFGKGICKVTEIIELSIKHKFIAKNGTFYNLNGKNYHGKEALKKFLRLNEPVQEELMTKLKEKLIVDEAADKESESEEEEDAGRVLVPSENTDDEAPAPVAAAATASAVVES
- the LOC108807255 gene encoding DNA repair protein recA homolog 3, mitochondrial isoform X2 produces the protein MAGILRNASLLRRSLFSSEVFTRGVVGTSFQLRGFAAKAKKKSKSDGNASSEEGMSKKEIALQQALDQITSSFGKGSIMWLGRAVSPRDVPVYSTGSFALDLALGVGGLPKGRVVEIYGPEASGKTTLALHVIAEAQKQGGTCVFVDAEHALDSSLAKAIGVNTENLLLSQPDCGEQALSLVDTLIRSGSVDVIVVDSVAALVPKGELEGEMGDAHMAMQARLMSQALRKLSHSLSLSQTLLIFINQVRAKLSTFGGFGGPTEVTCGGNALKFYASMRLNIRRVGLVKKGEDTIGSQVAVKIVKNKLAPPFRTAQFELEFGKGICKVTEIIELSIKHKFIAKNGTFYNLNGKNYHGKEALKKFLRLNEPVQEELMTKLKEKLIVDEAADKESESEEEEDAGRVLVPSENTDDEAPAPVAAAATASAVVES